ACCTCTTTTAAGAGCACACCATAGGCGGCAGAGCCCCAGTTGTCACTAAATAAATTGTGACTCATCTTCATGGATTTAGAAAACATAATCGCTACACCAGCTCCATTGTTAGTATACGAGCAATTCGTAACCACATCATGGTTGGAAAACATAAAGTGCAACCCATAACGAACATTGTTTTTACTGATATTGTTGTGTATCGTACAATAATTAGAAAACTCCAAGTAGATTCCATCTCGGACTCTTTCTACATAATTGTTTTTGATTTCGATGTTGTTGCAGTACCACAGCTGAATCCCATTGCCTGAATTAAATTCACTCTTGGCTTTGCCGTAAATTTTATTGGATATTACTTTACCCTCTTTTGATTTTTCAAGGTAAATACCAAAGAATAAATCCCTGATGGTATTGTTTTCAATGATAAAGTGCTTGCTTTCTCGTACGCGAATGGCCGCATAATCTTTGATGTAACTCGTCCCCACATTGATAATCGTAAAATCTTTGATGGTGACATAATCGGCTTGAATGATAAAAATTTCGCCTTTGTTTTCTCCATCGACGATCGCATTTTTACTCAGTAGGGTGAGGGGTTTTGTAATGCGGATATCCGTTTCTTTATACGTTCCTGCTTCTACAATGATGAGGTCATAATCTTCAGCCAATGCAATAGCCTTTTGTATCGTATTTACCGTTTTTTGTGGGTGAACGGTAATGGTTTTGGCAATTGTTCCCCATCCTTGTACAAGTAAAATAATAGCACATGCAATTTTAAGTGTGTTTTTCATAGATGTAAGGGGTTATAGACGAAGTAGATTAGTGATGAGACAATTGTTGACGAAGCGTAGCGAATGTATAGTGATCGCCGGTATATTCTTCGATTAGTTTGGTGGCTTGTTCTTTGGTTTTTGTAGCAGATAAAAAAGCACCCATCGGACTCGGAATGTTTTTAGAGATGATGAAGTTTGCTTCTTCTGCTGGAATCAAGACCCCTGGGTTGAGTAAATCGGCAACTAAAAGATGCTGATAGACGGTGAGGGGTTGATTTTGCTGTTCGATATAATGCAACATACATTCGATGGCATCGAACTTATAATTTTTGCCTTTGGTGGTTACCAATTGAGCGGCGTGTTTATTATCGACAATTCCCATTTTACAAAAGTCACAATCATCCGTGCCATATTCAATGGGTTGTACTTTTACGGTACAAGAAACAAAAAGTACAAGAAGGATAAGATAAGCGAATGGTTTCATATTACTTTTTTTTAGATTTAATTCCCAGCACATAAGCGAGGAAGGTAAGCAGCAATCCGAATCCCATGAGGTAAGCCCCAAGATGAGGATAAGAATAAGCGTCAAAATTTAGTATTTTGCGATGACCAAATAACGGAGGCTCATAGGTTAAAGGATTTCCTTGGGCATCGACCATCTTCATGATCGCATGTGGATCTAAATCACTGCCGTAATCAACCAACCAAAGGTTAAAATCATACATCCCTGCGATTCCTAAAACGGCCATAAGCACAAGCCAACCCAAAAAGAAAGAAGGTTTTACTTTATTAAAGTATCCTCCAATACCCAAGGCAATACCGAGGATAGCCATGGAGGCCACTACAATCGGGAACACAGTAAATTCCCACATCTGTTCTGGTTTTGGGATGGTTTTCATCCCAATATAATGATTCAAACCGTCAATATTTTGAAGGTCAAATTCTCCTACACCCTTAATCCCATCAATATAAATATTCATTCCCAAGGGAATAGGATATTGTGGAGCTCCAAGTTCAATGTTCCATAGCGGAAAATAGAATAAGGATAGGAGTAAACTAGCCCCCACTATCATTAAAATAGAGGATTTTTTCATGTTTTTCTTTTTAAAAAGGACAGGGTTTTACGCCTGTCCTTTTGTGAATTAAGATTAAAAAGCGGCTTTATATTACGTGTTATTCACCATCTAAAGACCAAGAAAGAGGAAGTGTAGAATCCGCTGGGGATACGCGTACGTAACCTTGCATTTCTTGGTGTAAAGCAGAACAGAAATCCGTACAATAGAATGGCCAAACCCCAACTTGTTTTGGTTCCCAAACAAAGGTTTCTGTTTTTCCAGGTGTAACTAAGAGTTCGGTTGTATTGGCACCTAACATGCTGATTCCATGTGGTACGTCAAAATCTTGCTCTAAGTTGGTCACGTGGAAATACACTTTATCTCCTACTTTAATTCCTTCTATATTATCCGGTGTAAAGTGACTGCGAATCATCGTCATGTAAATGTGTACCTCTTTTCCGTTTCGCGTTACTTTTGTTTCGGCAGGTGATTTTGCCGCATACGGGTGTTTGTTTTCATCCAGCTTATAAATCTGTCGGGCTTTATCCTTGATCTTGTCCGCCTTAATGGCCGCCGCATAGTGGGGTTCACCAATCGTAGGGAAGTCAAGCAATAATTCCATCTTATCGCCAGAAATATCATAGAGCTGAGCCGAGTGGTTCAAATCTGGACCAACAGGTAAATAGCGGTCTTTGGTAATTTTATTCATCGCTACCAAGTATTTTCCATCTGGTTTTCTTGAGTTTCCACCAGGAATCATCAAGTGCCCAACAGAGTAGAAGGTTGGTTTGCGGTCAATAATCTCCCAAGTACCCAATTTCCATTTCACTACTTCCGAAGAAATAAAGAAGGTCGTATACGCATTTCCTTGTCCATCAAATTCAGTATGTAAAGGACCCAATCCAGGTTGTTCTACTACACCAGCTAATACATCCTCAAATTTTAAAATCGGAAGACCATAAGCCTCTCCATCAAATTTCTTTTTCTCAATGGCATCTAACATTTTGGTGAAAGAGTGCACGGTTAAGTTAGCCGAGAGTTTACCATTTCCAATGATGTATTCTCCTGAGGGGTCAACATCACATCCATGGGGTGATTTTGGCGTAGGTAATAAGTACACCAAATCAGGAAACTCACTTGCATCTAAAATAAGCACTTCCTCTTTCATGGTATGCGTTGCCATATGCGTCGCATTGTCAAACTTATTGTGTGCATATTTCACTGGCATTTTTTTCCCTTTTCCAGCTTTGATGTATTCCTCTGCTTTTTTCCAGTTTACCGCAGCAATAAAATCTTTGTCGTTTTGAGAGGCATTGACCTCTAGTAAACTATGTGCTTCTTCGGTATTATAGGTGGTAAAGAAGAACCATCCGTGCGATTTACCACGCCCAGGGTGTGATAAGTCATAGTTGAAACCAGGCATCTGAATTTGGAAAGACAAATCCATTTCTCCTGATTTTTGATCTACTTTAATGAAAGATAAGGTTCCTTTAAAGTTTCCTTTGTATTCTTTAATTGGAATATCGCGTTGTGGAATAGGCACAGAAAAACGAGTTCCAGCCACTACATATTCGGTATTCTCC
The window above is part of the Myroides odoratus DSM 2801 genome. Proteins encoded here:
- the nosZ gene encoding Sec-dependent nitrous-oxide reductase, encoding MKKYINLTLVSCLVGLTFVSCNKAKQNNKGALSSNAAEKVYVAPGEYDEYYGFFSGGFSGQLSVYGLPSGRLFKVIPVFSQDPEKGYGYSEETKPMLMTSHGFIPWDDSHHPDISQTNGELDGRWIFINGNNTPRIARIDLEDFSTAEIIEIPNSAGNHSSSFVTENTEYVVAGTRFSVPIPQRDIPIKEYKGNFKGTLSFIKVDQKSGEMDLSFQIQMPGFNYDLSHPGRGKSHGWFFFTTYNTEEAHSLLEVNASQNDKDFIAAVNWKKAEEYIKAGKGKKMPVKYAHNKFDNATHMATHTMKEEVLILDASEFPDLVYLLPTPKSPHGCDVDPSGEYIIGNGKLSANLTVHSFTKMLDAIEKKKFDGEAYGLPILKFEDVLAGVVEQPGLGPLHTEFDGQGNAYTTFFISSEVVKWKLGTWEIIDRKPTFYSVGHLMIPGGNSRKPDGKYLVAMNKITKDRYLPVGPDLNHSAQLYDISGDKMELLLDFPTIGEPHYAAAIKADKIKDKARQIYKLDENKHPYAAKSPAETKVTRNGKEVHIYMTMIRSHFTPDNIEGIKVGDKVYFHVTNLEQDFDVPHGISMLGANTTELLVTPGKTETFVWEPKQVGVWPFYCTDFCSALHQEMQGYVRVSPADSTLPLSWSLDGE
- the nosD gene encoding nitrous oxide reductase family maturation protein NosD translates to MKNTLKIACAIILLVQGWGTIAKTITVHPQKTVNTIQKAIALAEDYDLIIVEAGTYKETDIRITKPLTLLSKNAIVDGENKGEIFIIQADYVTIKDFTIINVGTSYIKDYAAIRVRESKHFIIENNTIRDLFFGIYLEKSKEGKVISNKIYGKAKSEFNSGNGIQLWYCNNIEIKNNYVERVRDGIYLEFSNYCTIHNNISKNNVRYGLHFMFSNHDVVTNCSYTNNGAGVAIMFSKSMKMSHNLFSDNWGSAAYGVLLKEVNDTEISYNVFKNNTTAINIEGSNRVQYTHNDFISNGWALNSRGANYQNLVNHNNFLNNSFDLLYQGQLNQNNFDSNYWSNYTGYDLDKDGIGDVPYRPIKLFSYIVNKTPESIIFLRSLFVDIIDFSEKVSPVFTPDNLVDAKPFIKQIQHDNDN
- a CDS encoding nitrous oxide reductase accessory protein NosL; this encodes MKPFAYLILLVLFVSCTVKVQPIEYGTDDCDFCKMGIVDNKHAAQLVTTKGKNYKFDAIECMLHYIEQQNQPLTVYQHLLVADLLNPGVLIPAEEANFIISKNIPSPMGAFLSATKTKEQATKLIEEYTGDHYTFATLRQQLSHH